The Solanum lycopersicum chromosome 2, SLM_r2.1 DNA window tttccagaattgaagtctgttgctcaaaatgactaaacaggtcgttacaacggacctcgcgacggaccgtcatgtactccgtcgtcccatacttgtgcaatttcttctgatGCTCTCTTCAATCCCCTAGACGGCAAGTATAACGTACCGTCATAGGAACAACAGTCCATCGAGGatcttcattccaaaacacttcaactcttggaatctggttACTGAGATCACTTCTCttaacttcatgacgaacctgctgGACGGACCGTAATAGACACGATGGACCAttacaagcttcgtaatcccacacttggccagacttccccatcttccttcagcagctgcactacgttGCCACCTaaggaccgtcacaagcatgatggaccgtcataatctccgtaggtggtctcttctgtatttcatcgctcaaaatctccgcattcagctttggacagatttcctgcaaaacaaagagaaactttgCAATGACTCTCTACACAatcgacgcactatgactcactacacaatctttgtacaatagtatccatgttttatccattgcaatcatttgtctatcaatcccgattaatctcataaAATCTGTGCattctatcactattaggcttgaattttgttggaacagaacatgacacagactcacgatgcactaacacctatcctctttaatttctcaccgaggtgctaaaaattctggtattgcaactagtgtcttcactttaaaaaaaaatcctcctttttcacacatggtttcagtttgagtataaggattacttttcaacactcgctctcagaacaaagtcaaactcattcataccttttgccataagcttgcccttattttcactgccttaagttcgctatacaacccttaggataacgataggacttttttagctagtaacataggctcggggtcatgtaaggtatattttggtatacattagtgactttttgccctccttgacatatcggctaaaccttccaccgtctctcattttatctcgcccagtttctcatattctttcacctttctattttctcttctttcttcatttgtgtaagtgactctcttcttctcttgcttgtatttcttgtgtatttttatttttctttacttttcttttcaactaattcttgagtcactttacttttgttctttctctctttgttcttttaaccccactttccagagcattcctcatactagccaccctcaactcctggctttgccatgagtcaaggtacacaatacacAAATTTGGGTCAgagccataacgaaggttgtttatgcattatccaccctcaacttatgcttttggcataagatgaggTTCTCATGTCCAAGGATGCACCAGAaccaacacattgttcctagaaaagataagttggggtgaaaaagaaaggtctaattttaagctcagattatttggatcaaagaaggataaatttcatttggtttcttttatttaggctagaaaagGGCTacattgaataagggcctatgatcctttcctaattgtctattacagcttacttttagaaggactaaccagacaagttctagcttagtaccaatagtggactattcaaatttcctcacactcacttgacatctcatcactataccatattatcagacacctagttcgaatttaagacttagggtaatgcaatggtgtaactctatttcatgcttagagccacacaattattagttactatgcctagtcatgcattattgatcagtttatcaggatatcattttagccattatgctccagaattaaactatgtacaaaggatataaaaatgccgattcaacagaaaaagtaattagtctcatgaggaaaaagaacacaggaaagaaaaccctaaaagaggatagtgaattgggctactcagattTCACCCAAatactcactttccatttaccccacccccaacaaaaagacaggcaattgtccccaatgcataaaaaaattgaaatacaagagtggtaggtgaagcaaacctgtggcgcaaaccGCCGAAAATCAGCACGGACCGTTGtgattatgacggtccatcgtgggacaattaaataaagaaatggagacccttaagagaggggtctctgaccgccATGACGGTTATGAGGGACTAACCGTCGAGACTATGCCGGTCCGTCGTCGATGTTCGTTgggccaaaatttgatacgctcaaacttacttctcaaataagaagtaaagcggtcctgtcaagtaaataactcaactagtgaggttgggatcggtcctacgaggaaaatagtctagacttaacttcaacatGTTATTACTaatgtttggtcaatgacttccttggaaagtaaaaacaataaagggggttttctatttctaaatgagtgaaaataaataaagaacttgaaagagacacttaacagctttgacagttggattttaatcaattaatcaaagtaactagggtttacgtgttccccgcaagttcataactttataattctaaatataacaattctttcctagtatcttgcatgcaaagtgataagttatgtatttctatatccttggtctggcatccagaaaatctcactccgcaccttggtccagctacgtgtgttgttATCCTAACCCTTATACTTACCTCATAtgaagcatcgtattcgatatttgactaagttattacctcgtaccaatctatactagcctattagatagtatacactaaatctattttaataattcttttcctattatctacctcctttgtccggcaagtagcattaaggcgagttctaacgttggccatccgttataaagacttctaagcaaaagaattattaatgcatgcaagacactaatctagaattgttattttagttagggtttatctcattatttgcctatggttcccacaaccctagttatggaattTTGTTACTCATAgctataaacacaatattcaaagatagtagataagaattcatgtacttacttcaatgagaaagattaaaatccaaaagtttgcttcattaatatccaaaaataacttgcaagaatctcaaaatccaacactaatacacagagtctaaaaatctgatgcctaatctcatagagtctaacaatacggagtctaacctcaaaagcgaggtttttcaaactatttataaaaaaaaaaccttattaaacaagaattctaattgctagaaatctgccaaaacgcggctgggttgacggacctcgcgacggaccgtcgtggtcacgacgtaCCGTCATTGACTTCGTCGTcacatacttgtgcaatttcttctgcttctctcttcattcccctcgacgccaagtatgacggaccttcataggcacaacggtccgtcgaggtacttcgttccaaaacactccaactcttggaatctgggtactgggatcacttctctgaacttcgtgatgaacctgcaggacggagtgtcatagacacgatggaccgtcacaagcttcgtaatcccacacttggtaatacttctccatcttcctgcagcagctgcactacgctgccacctacagaccgtcacaagcacgacataccgtcataagctccgtaggtgctctcttctgcatttcttcgctcaaaatctcagcattcagctttggacagatttcctgcaaaacaaagagaaacttatataaaaattagcacaaaaaggcttttggacacactaaacttaaggaaaatgtattaataataccgtgaaaccacggtatatcaacacctcaaattaaattcgttgtttgtcctcaagcgacgcactatgactcactacacaatctttgtacaatagtatccttgttttatcctttgcaatcatttggctatcaatcccattaatctcatcaaatctatgcatgctatcactattaggcttgaattttgtgggatcagaacatgacacagactcacaatgcactaacacctatcctctttaatttctacccgaggtgctaacaattcaggtattgcaactagtgtcctcactttaaaacaaaatcctcctttttcacacaatggtttcaatttgagtataaggattacttttcaacactggctctcagaacaaagtcacactcatgcATACCatttgccataagcttgcccttattttcactgtcttaagttcgctatacaacccttaggatcacgataggacttttttagctagttACATAGGCTCGGGGTTAGGTAAGGTATATcttggtatactttagtgactttttgccctccttgacatatcagcTAAACCTTCCATTGtctctcattttatctcgcccagtttctcatattctttcaccttgctattttctcttctttcttcatttgtgtaagtgactctcttcttttcttgcttgaatttcttgtgtatttttcttttttcttttcttttcttttcaactaattcttgagtcactttacttttgttctttctctctctttgttctttcaaccccactttccagagcattgcTCATACTAgcaaccctcaactcatggctttgccatgagtcaaggtacacaatactcAAATTTGGGTCAgagccataacgaaggttgtttatgcattatccaccctcaacttattctTTTTGCATAATAAGAGGTGCTCATGTCCAAGGAGAGACCAGaaccaacacattgttcccagaaaagataagttggggtgaaaaagaaaggtctaattttaagctctgattatttggatcaaagaaggataaatttcatttggtttcttttatttaggctagaaatgggctacattgaataagggcctctgatcctttcctaattgtctattacagcttacttttagaaggactaaccaggaaagttctagctcagtaccaatagtggactattcaaatttcctcacactcacttgacatctcatcactataccagattatcagacacctagttcgaatttaagacttagggtaatgcaatggtgtaactctatttcatgcttagagccacacaattattagttactatgcctagtcatgcattattttccagtttatcaggatataaTTTTAGCCAttatgctccagaattaaactatgtacaaaggatataaacatgccggttcaacagaaaaagtaatcagtctcttggggaaaaagaacacaggcaagaaaaccccaaaagaggatagtgaattggtctactcagacttcaccctaacactcactttccatttaccccaccccaacaaaaagacatgcaattgtccccaatgcataaaataattgaaatacaagagtggtaggtgaagcaaacctgggcaGCAAAGCGCCAAAAATCAGCACGAACCCTTGTGattatgaaggtccgtcgtcgATGTCTATCGtgggacacttaaaaaaataaatggagacccttaaaagaggggtctctgaccgtcgtGACGGTTatgtaggacgaaccgtcgagaGTATGATAGTCagtcgtagatgtccgttggaggacacttagaaaatgtgagaGACCTTTAGGAATTGGGTCTCTGACAACTAGCACGGTTGTGCAAGACGGACCTTCGAGAGCACGACGGTCTGTCGGATGTGTCCGTTGGTGACTGTTTCAGAATGAtcttctgcagaatttcctggtgatgtgcctacaaatttaaaaactcattagtagaaaaattctaccattactaaaaagactatatgtattgggttgcctcccaacaagcacctgatttaatgtcgcggcacgactagggacccttgattactcagacttcatcaagatggtatgcctctatcactttattccccgatgctttatgcccaaataGAGTTTAATTCTATCTCTATTactcttaaaccgcactccttCCATGGATTTTAACTCAATTTCTCCATGAGGGAATGCTTGGGTAATCATGTAAGGGCCAATCCATTTAGACTTGAGGTTGCTCGGAATACAAGGCACCCCCAGAACtatctacaagcaccaaatccccaaccataaacacttgttttgcatttttttgttcagtctccttcttcatcttttctttgtgggatatggcagataccgattggagctcaccactctaccTCATGGTCCtgcaaatgttgaaggtcacttcttcattattcaatcgaaatgtcatctgtcccttctccatatcaagtAATACTCTACCTGTaccaaggaatggcctcccaagaataataggcacttctaaatcgacctcacaatcaagaataacaaaatcattcggaaagatgaatgactccacttttactagcacatcatggagtatccctatagtccgtttcactgtccgatcagccatcagtagccgcacagtgggttttggatccctcAAActcaacttcttgtaaattgagaggggcaggAGATATATGCTTGCCCCCAAATCACATAATGATTTCGCAATATGTAATGACCCACCTGTACAAGGAATAGCGAACGGTtcaggatcttctttcttttgtacgagggatcttgtagtaatagcactacaatgctgcagtctatcatcatcctcgagaGTGACCGATATTTTCTTGGTGACaacatctttcataaatttggcataacggggcatttgttctagagcttctaccaaagggacattgatagaaagctgtttcaacattgttatgaaacgccggtatttaccatcctcattCTTTTTCACttatctctgagggaagggtggtggtggcctaggtatgggaattaccttgataggtacttctgcatcttttccattactttcctctgcttcaccactaccctttaccacattatca harbors:
- the LOC138341962 gene encoding uncharacterized protein, encoding MLKQLSINVPLVEALEQMPRYAKFMKDVVTKKISVTLEDDDRLQHCSAITTRSLVQKKEDPEPFAIPCTGGSLHIAKSLCDLGASIYLLPLSIYKKLSLRDPKPTVRLLMADRTVDLEVPIILGRPFLGTGRVLLDMEKGQMTFRLNNEEVTFNICRTMR